The DNA sequence TCCGCAAATTTATCTGCTATGATTTAGCTAGGTGCAgactaaaaccgcaaaatctTTCAAGGTTAAAGAAATGCTCCTCAGATAGCATAATGTTGTCTGTTAATCGGTGAATACCATGTACTTCCCGAGAGATTTTGAATTGAGCTTGTCTATACATAATAGGAGAAAAACtgtcatgtaaaaaaaattgctttgttTCCATATCTGCATAGCTCTCTccgaatttttatgaaaacggACTGCTTGAGAAAAAGATAGTAAATATTCCGTCCCTTTCCAGAACTCGCCTGTTGAATTTAGTGAAAATTTTAGATCAGTTGAGGCCTGTGGGCTAAGCAACTTCACCATCAATTAAGATACTTTGATGCGTCTAAATTAGCTATTCAGTGAGTTTGGTCGATCTCTTGTCTCTATGATAATATACAACTTAATGTTTTGAACATttatttgttttacttttttttcagattcaaatgtgaaaaagtGAAGGAAGTGATACGTGAAGTCCTCAATGAAAAGCTCAAAGGAAAAACCTATGATGTAGCAGCTGCTGGACAGTGGAGCGAGGAGATTGCAGTTATGATTAAGGATAGAGTCAAAGGTTTGTTTCCGTTTTTGGGTGGGAGGGAAGGAAAGGAAGGAGCATTGCCAACATTATGCAGGAAatatttggatcgcgtttagcagaagggaaccaagtcATAGAATAATAGCTACCAGAAAAGTAACCGGCAGATCCTCCCGTAAGATCGCGTATAGTCACTTTTTCAAAGCGGACTTTGCTCTTTTTCCCCGCGTAATTTGAAACAGCAGAGAGACGTAGGGTGAGAGCAACAGACTTTGCtctttttccccgcaaaatttgAAACGGTAGGCTGAGCAGGGGTCGTGGGGATTTCAAGAATTGGAGCAAAGATGGCCGACTGCTGCCCTTCTGGTAGCTATTATTATatgaccaagccacatcagccattgccaaattggactgagcaatttaattttttacaaaagaacgtttgtgcagattttttcaaggtttttcaggaatttgctctGCACTATGCCAATAATTCActgaacaaacaaacaaacaaacaaccaAAAAATCtgcataaccgttttcatgtaaaaaattaaattacccaataaaatttgacaaggctgatgtggcttggtttctttcgcCTTACGGCGGTCCAATTATCCCCAATTTTACACTTATAGAGGTTATTTGGAAGGGATCTTTTCTAACAATGAAAACTTAgtttaaaaaactcaaagcttCCCGTCACCTGTGAGGGAAGCTCTACCGCTACAGGTGAGGGGAAGCTCTTGAgttttttaaaacaagtttTTAATGTCTTATCATAAATTTCTGTTGTTTCACAATTTTAGCCCTTTTTCCTTTGGATCGTTTCTACTTTTCTGTCCTACTCTTTATAGTAACTTACTGTGTCAAAAATAGCTTAATTGTTGCAGCATCAATCATAATATCCTGAAAATTTAGTGTGGTATAAATTTCTATTGTACAGTGAAGAGTTGccaagaatggagaatttgtaggtgtcttgaattttgtgaatttcatgtttaagaagAAATTACCGAGTGAACACACATACATGAGGATACCTTTAGTACATAATTTGAACAATTAtcagaaaagttttgaaaaaatgatctaatctactaaaatacatgtttttaaatgggaatcccaccagatgacgtcactaggcgatgcattttctcacttttaaatttatttgtataCTATTTTTTCCCCTAGCAAAGAACAATTATGCGAAaccagctctttaagcactcgttgttgaagcaataaaaaatttgcgtgcagaATCTccattattaatatttttgataagtttttttattaataCATTCAGTTGCTGAAATATCTTAAATCGTCATAACATACCATATTTGCCTTTAGCAAAGGGAAACTGAACCTTGGCTTTGATATTGAAGGTGAAACAGCAAATGTGAATCTTGTTTgtgttgtttcaaaatctcagctcCTTTTCAAAACCACTATTAAAAAACTCAGAGACATAAAATATCTTCTAGAAATATAAAGCCAGGTGCTTCTCTCAATGTTATAGCTGTTCCAAGTAAGCTTAGTGTTCATATCTCTTGACCTATCTGTATAAGGGGAGTTTTAATATTATCGTTATCTGAAGCCTCATGCGCTCAAATAAGTAGATGAAGCGTAATGCATTTGGATCACATCATctattatttttggaaaaaggcATCATTCATTCTTAGTGTTAAGTCTGTCCAcctaagtatattttttctctcagagACCCTAAGTAATTATTGTAAGCAATCTCGTTATCATCAATTCGTTAATCTCCCTTTCTTGTAATTGCAGAACTGAATTATACCCGCTACAAGCTCATGGTGCAGGTTGTGCTGGGTGAGCAGCGTGGAGCAGGTGTCGTCACGGCCACAAGATGTCTTTGGGACGCCGATAGCGACTCATACtcgtctgaaattttcacaaatgtaAGTATGCTGAAATTATTCTTGAAGTGAGGCAAAAGATGAGAATTGAGTAATATTTAGGTATCATATTCATGAAATATAAGGAGCTAAAATATTTTGTGATTACCGAATCTGACTCAAAAACAAATGTAAGTTAACATCATCTAGGCCAGTCCTTATGTAACTCTAGATTTACCGCTTGCTGTCAAGCCCTCACTCCTTTGAAACACTTTATACTGTTGTATTAGATGCAATTCACATTAATTTTTATGAGAGGCAGAACCTTCTACTTCAATTCAGCAGAGTACAACGATGTCAACACATAGCGTTCAAATGTAACAGATTTTGAATGAGGTAATGTCAAAGTAATGCAGGCCCTAAAAGTTTAATAGTGACACGCTGAAGCTataacttttctttttccaaagCAATGATTTATCTAAACTTTGGGTGTGATTATCCAATGATTTATCCAAATAACAATGTTGTAATTCACCTAGTACGCCCAGCCTTCTGCAATGCTGGGAAAGACCCCTTTCCAATCTATCTACATCTGTTACTCAGGGATGGCTCCTTGTGTTCATTTATTTTGAGCATTCTTTAACTATGACAATTCGAACATGGTGAATGATGCATGTTCCTAGAGTGGTCATTGCTGTTGGTGTTTGGGTGTGTATTCTTCTTTTTCGAAAGGTGGCTTAAATTAAtggaaaaccgagaaaaaatggcaaatgagagggggaaaaaaacaaacaaacaacaacaataagaaatggcccgaactgtatgtaacaaggtggagaaatggtgctgggttgACACCTttttgcggggaaatcaaagccaagaagttccaaaaatcataattatagtaaaaaaaaaaaaaaaaattctcttggcgTGACTttaacttaatattccaatgcaaactgcctgagctgaacattctccccccctcagttttgcactggtactcattagagttaattttttttcccctctctctaattataatttttggaacttcttggctttaatttccctgcaaaatggtgtggacccagcatcatttctccaccttgttagaAAAAATGACAGTTACATCCTTTTACGATGCATTATCATACTATAAATGTACTCAAATACATAAAACACGGTTACCTTTATGTGGTATAACTCCAGTGCCATTGCCCAAAGGTGTAACTCCTGCAGTTTTAATTGTTCCCGGTCGATGAACTTGCATGACGATAACAGCACCTAACAATTTGTCCACTCCGCAATAATTTTGCCCTACATTGCCAATGATTGGCCTTCAATAAAGATTAGTATTCTATTAATGATGACATTCATGGCACTGCCATACGCATGGTACTGCTGAAGCTCATAATCTCTCTTTTTCCGTTTCTTTTTTCCTgtcttttccttcattttctcctCATCCCCAATTTGTCGATAGCAGCAGCTCTtttacaatttcattagtttctcaAAAGAAGAAGGGCAAGATTCTGCCCTCTTTGAAAGTAAAGTGGAGTAGGCTCTATTAATTCTGAATCTGGTACCCATCAAAATTCATTATGTAAAAGATTGAACTCAAAGAATGTTGAGAATTTTATGAAAGTAAAAACACCTACCTATCTTTGTCATGATTTTCATGCATGCTTTAAGTATTTTCGAGTGTATGTTTTTGGCTAATACAACAACTCTGGGTCATTGCACACTTGCTGTATGACTACCTGCAACACgtcttgaattttaatttttttttccttgtttcttGTATTGAAGGCTGTCTCTTTGTTCCAGGACACCATATTTTGCATGGCTGTGGTTTACGGAGTATTTTTCTATTGATACAAGAGGTTCCTCTCAAATATGTCCTTGAAACATCATGAAATTTGAAGCCCTTCAATCAACAGAATCACCTGCTACTTTAAATCAAGAATGTAACTATTATTGATGCTCTTTTtatattttcccccatttaGTTATTATTAATCATTGTTTATCAAAGATAAAAAGCTCttgattttcctttcaatttacATCATATGTGAACATGAAAATGATTTATTCACATCATAATCGCTAAAACTTTTATTTGGTTGTACAAAATCAGCTGAATATTAGTGAAAGAATAACTTTATCAGAGTCAAACATTCAATGGTACAAAACATCTTAGAATAAAAGACAGTCTTTTAAGAAGACTACCGTCCATTTGTTCTATCCgggttttttttcgtaaaatacaTACCTGATGTAAACCACCAAAGAGCAGGATCAATATTTTAAATTGGAACATGACACTTTACCAAagagatataaaaaaaataaattatttatgaTTATGAAAGCTGCAGCTTTTTGAAAAGGGATGAACCCTAACCTGATATTCATTAGTCATATCTTTACTCCTAATGTGATCCTTGCTTTCGCGTTGTGACGCTGTAGACCTCTTGTTTGATCAAAGGCTAAAGGAGTTCAATAATATGTCATTTAAGGCTCCCATTTGTTGTCAACTTGTACTACACCTTCTTTGACTTTGTTACTGTatcattaaaaatgttttcaaatgaaCTAACCTTACTTTGCATTcttttgatgttttaagttttaCTCTCGAAAAATTGTAATGCTCCTATTGCCGAAGCAATAGAAGTTGTGATGATGAACTAAAGTATTTTTATAGAAGTCGTACACAAGGCCTCTTAATGTTTTTCCTATCAATCACTAGatctgtataaaaataaaaatatactgCTGAAAATTAGATATCTTTGACAGTTCATTAGACTTGAAATTGCAGCTTGTTTTTacaagatttaattttttgttttgattgaatttttttacagctAAGATACAAAATCTCCGAAACATCATAAAATTTATCattgagaatggaccactagacaaggtaaaaaattgagcacttattctgccgttctaaggaaaaaagctGTATGCACCATCaagcgttgcctaatttcctttgacaaattccgaatttccagaaaatttgtaaatatttcgattttttagacgattttgtttgtaatttttaggggctgtgcgaatagtgaattttccgaatgaagcgaatagcgaataatttCGGCAACTATTCGCGAATAGCAAAGCGAATAACgaataatttaagtcaattattcacagctacgaatagtaaaacgaataattggaaatgacttttttaagtgtaaaaatttgcgaatattacaaaagtcgacaaaaaaaatgtgactaatttttaagaatttttcatttGCTCATACGCCtgcacagaaaacaatgaaatgctaTGATAGTAGCCTAGGCTGTTAAGAATTTGTTCGAAGATCCCTGGATGCTGGCTTGACTGTCCTTGCAGTTACGTATGCATTTCCAGAATTTGGAGGTAACTGCGCGGGCAGCAAGCTAGTATCGAAGGATCACTAGACacattttagtattttatttttttcgctgtaaataaaaatgtgtttatgaactttttttttcaatttcagaaatttctgtgTCTTTCAATCCTTGATTTGGGCTCTTTGCTAATTCCCCCAATCGCAATCGCGCTCGCTGTTCGTAAACTCGGCAAAGTCGGTAAAGATCGAAGGAGATCCGCCGTTCGCGATGTCTCGGGTGGAAGCGGAAGCCTTGCGCAGGTCCTCGCAACTTT is a window from the Bemisia tabaci chromosome 5, PGI_BMITA_v3 genome containing:
- the LOC109034923 gene encoding dynein light chain Tctex-type protein 2B, with product MNTGTDEDPLPDVSKFEENQEEESVSFQIRPCLANKFKCEKVKEVIREVLNEKLKGKTYDVAAAGQWSEEIAVMIKDRVKELNYTRYKLMVQVVLGEQRGAGVVTATRCLWDADSDSYSSEIFTNDTIFCMAVVYGVFFY